Within the Anguilla rostrata isolate EN2019 chromosome 6, ASM1855537v3, whole genome shotgun sequence genome, the region ttttatcaATAGTAAATAAATTCCAAAAGGAAGAGAGTAGAAGCAGAGGCGGGTGCGTAGGGGTACAGTTCCTTACCTCCTCAAAGCCTGCGttctgcagctccagcagcatCTGCTTGTTGACCTCCATGCCGCGGGCGGACGAGCTGGGCTCGTTGGCGAAGGGCATCAGGGACTTGCGGATCTCCTGCAGGGCCTTGTGGTAGGGGTGCTTGGGGTTGCTGGTCCGGCCCTGCTGCCTGACGTCCTCGGCCGGCGCCTTCCCGGCCCCAGGGCCCGGGTCCATCTTGGCAGGGTCCGCGGGCCGGGAGAGGTTCCGCAGGCTCTCCCGGATCTCCTGCAGCATCTGCTGACTGCTGCCACTGTAGTTGCTGGCGGGAAAGGTCTTGGGTCGCATCTGTCGGTATCCTTCGggtttctcccctctcttcatGTAAGAACATGTATGTGGACAGgcaggggagaaagggggggcagcagcaggTTTGTCTCCAGCGGCAGGTTTGTCTCCAGAGATAGGGTGTCAAACTGTCCAATTCGTGTAGCCCGGTTCCTTCTCACATCTGCGTACTCCACTCTGGTCAGTACATCTGAGGGAAgagaatacaaaatataatgaataagagggtgaattaaaaaaaaaaaaataataataagctcTATTCAACATTTCGTTGACTACCTATGCTACCCCAGGTTCAACGATATATTCCATTCTTGTCAAAAACACACCTAATCTTTCATTAAATGTACCCAAAGCCTCGGTCAAGAAGGCTATGATCTGTACATGGTtacattcagattttttcacTCAAAACCTTTTAAGTTTCGAATGCAAAGTCCTTGACGACAAGTAGACAAGATTCCGTTTAAACGCCCATTTACGACATCTACAATTAGATGAGCATGTAGACACCGACAGTAACCGTAGTACTCAATTTGTCAGTCAATTTTCAAATCTTATTTTAATAGCTAGCCATCTGAACAAATTGTAAAGTAACGTCAGGTAAGGTTAGTTATCCTTTCTCGCACTGCTTTTCAGAATCACTTAAACCTAACGCTATACACGTTCAGATGACACACTGCAGAATGCAAAACAACTAGTTACGTTAGATAACAACCTAACTTACCATAATACAAGGAAAAAGTTTGTGACAACCTAACATCTACATTAACCTAACTAATATGAAATTTAATAATTAACCGAGTTTTTAAGTCGATTTTAAGCAGCCAGTATTTCACGCAAGCACTACCTAGCTggctaacaacaacaacactatCTTATTTGTTTAACCTTGTCTAGCGAGGGAAGTTACCAGACTAGAAAACAAGGAACAGTTTGCTCAAAATCATTACGGGACTTGTTATacgtaacaaacaaaaaacccacCAAAACAAGATAAACGCCCCCACCGATTCGCGGGGCTATCCCTAAACTATGTAGTCTGCTAACAAACGAGGCTTCTCCATCTTGTCCAAGGCCCGTCCTGCCTGATAACGCTGTAGGCTATTGCTAGCTATATGGCCTAGTTTAGCTAGGTGCGGTCATAAAGTTCCAGacgctagccagctagctaacgttagcccgCTCGCCGGCTAAGGCTAGCCAGCCAATTGGGTTGTCAACATCACTAACGTTAGTTCCCAAATGTTTTTAGATCTGAAAGGAAGAGTCCCTTGGAAATTGAATTTTCTTAGTTTTACAGTTCCAGATCCGGATCGTAATGCCAGGTATGACTAAAGTTTTCAATCGAGACGACGAGGGGCCTGCGATATTCAGTAAgcttgctaatgttagctggctTCAGCCAGCTACGGACACTTCACAAAGCACTTACCCACAGTCTCTGGATTCTATTTCATTGCTAGACTCCAAGCCACTGAAACGAGCTGTAAATCGCGTAGATTAATTTCTTCAGTATCGTGTTAATTTCTTAACAGATCATTTGCGTTCACACTTTCATTCTTTCCCGTGCAGCTTGGAAATTGAAGTCTGTCAGACAGGTTGCCCGGATGTATGGATCTTTTCCCCCATTTCCCAGCAACCCCCGCAAGATAGAAACAGGACGAGTTACTTTTCTTGTTGTTCACATGGTTTGGGTCGGAGCTGCTTTGTAGGTAGAATACTTAAAGATACGAAGACTCAAATGTGTCTTGATTATACTGAAGGcagtccatatttttttctaatatttttctACGATCTCTTCAAAACgaaaatactttaaatgtaaatgacaaaACTATAACAAAGTATACATTTGTCCCGGGTTTACACTTTCTagcaataaagaaaaagaatgtaGGCTAATAGTATCAATACCCTTGAAAACCAAGCACCATCTGGATATGGCTTACATCAATTTGCTGTATTATAACcatgcatacattacattacattacaggcatttagcagacgctcttatccagagcgacttacacaactattttacatagcatttatacattgtatccatttatacagctggatatatactgaagcaatgcaggttaagtaccttgctcaagggtacaacggcagtgtccttacccgggaatcgaacctgcgacctttcggttacaagtctagttccttacccactgtgctacactccgtccgtacGATTTGTACGGTACGATTTGTAACAACTTGTCTCCTTTAATTTACAAGCACAAGTGGTGTAATAAACGGGTTTAGGATAAGATATTAAGAATTCATGAGAATTGTATTGTACCATTTGTCAATGGAAATAGTAtatctgtcaaataaaataaaaatctaatcaaatatttaatatgaaatatcaaatttcatattaaaaatacaaaaatacttatattaattatatgaaAACCCACTGTGTATTATTTTAGAAACATAAATGGTGCTGCATcatcacatgcaaaaacaaaaatcaaatttaaaacaagtGCCATTTACACTTTGTGATTAGATAGTCTTTGGGACTTTAAGGGtgaacatattaaaatatttatttctctaGTAAGGAGATGAATGAAACATAAATCATCAAACATGACTGTGAATGTAGCTTTTcaggatttttgtttttccatctgCTTTGAAAACATAACAATACTGAAGTCTTTACATTGTATATCAAAATTATTCCAAACATTGCAACATaatgacaaacattttttatgggTCTTTGACCATGTCCATCAGATGAATACTGAATGAAcaaccaaaaaaaggaaaaaaaagaaacttatgCACAAGTTATGAAAACAGTCATATAAACTGCTCAGGAAATAAGCTGAATTAAAGTCCATTGCACCAAGAAGCACTCTTCATTCTACAGTGGAACCTGTCTGTTGATGTATATGGCCTCTCCGTCAGTTCCACAGACAAGACACTGGTCCAGCACATCCAGACTGTTCACGGACAGGGTCTGGCTTGGCAACATGTGTGTAGTCTCCAGATGGCCCTTACTGGAGTCTCCACTCAACCAACCACTGGTCAGGGACAGGTTCCCATCGCCTGGAGCAACTGCACTGCGAGACATGACGCTGGTGTTTCGACCACCTTTGGAAAGGAAATATTACAGTCATGGATTAGATGAAAGGTTCCCATTcaggcaataaaaaaacaaagctatAGGATTTAATGTCCTGGTATTTACTTCTCATAGAAGCTCAAATTATCTTGCAAACTGCACCTTCTAGCTCTCCAAATGCTCACACATAAAAGGTTATTGCTTGAGAATTATCCAACCTTTATTAGGCTTGGTGCTTACAGACTGTAAAACAAATGATATCTAATTCCAGACTACTGTGATTCATCCTTGACCTATACATGTCATTTATATGCCCACTTTGCTGTAGACACACAACCACAGGCAAATACCAAGCCAAACCTTGCGGTACCTTCTCAATATCTCCAGTATTTATAATTTCAGCCAGCTTACCTTGTAAGAAGGATGGCACCGAGGAACTAGTGGAACTTTCCCAATGCAACAAGGAGCCGTCCTCTGAGCACGTGAACAAATGGTCTGTGTTCGATGGATGGAAGTGGACTTCCCACACTAGGggacaaaaaacacagaaaacaacactgTAAACAGTGCCAGCATGAACATTCTTTGTCTAAAAATTTCACAGAGCTAGaccaagcaacaaaaaaacagagtcAGATTGGCAGTATGTGGGTTATCACATTATTAAAACGACTGGTGATGACTGTAAATGTGCCCTCACTTTCAGCAGAATGTGCCTCCATCATGGACAAGGGCATAGTTCCCTGTCTCACATCCCACAGGCAGAGCATTCCGTCCTGCCCCCCCGTTGCCACAATGTGCTGCTGGTTGGGATGTCGGTCCACACAGTGTAGAGGAACTCTATTCCCAGTCCTGTTACatagaaaaaaagacatgtaCTAAATCTAAAGCATCAGgtcagaaaatatttatgacATACAAGTgtatcattaaaaatgtcatcATGCCACTGGTTCCCAAATGAACAATAGTGTGTATCTAAAGAATAGGTGAGCTCACAGGGAAAGGATATGTGAGGGTTCATTGCCCTGTTGCCTGAGGTCCCACAGTTTCAGCTGACCAAAGGAATTGACAGTGAGGACCTCTGTTGTTCTCAGGAAAGTCACAGCATGGATTGTACTGCTGTCGGCATTCTCTGGAATTCGAATCCAAGGAAAACACAATCATccaaacagcaataaaaagtaataaaaaacataatttgcaaTAGAAATATTGGTAGGTATTAAATCAGAATGAGGATGAGAATCTGAACTGCCTTTTCATTCTCTCATATTATGGCTGCTTTGTTGCATCCTAAAATGAAATCAGCTAACACTGGTTGGCTATAAGAATTAGCTGCAGAATTCTAACTTGACAAGGCACCCAGCTTCTGTGGATGCTTGTTACTGCAAGTGAGAGTCATTTGCAAAAGTTCACTTTCAAGTTTCTAATAGATGAAGGGACCACACTTCAAGCTCCAGCTGacaatccatttttaaaaaacagccagGTATATGAACATTAATACTTCAGTAAAAAGTCCTAGATGTTCTTTAAAATAACAGGAAATTAAGTCTTGATGTGAATCACTGACACCACATTTCTGGAATTAcaacattctgaaaatgtttgtcCTAGCTGAGGTATAGTAAGCCTGACATGTACGTCTGCCACCCACCGATAGTACGCAGGATTCCTTTGTGGTCCGCCCGGAAGAGATTGACCCTCCCATCTTCCCCAACCGTCACAATTTCAGGGCTGTGGCATACCAACCCTGTGCATGGAGCATCGTCACAAGGGTAGTGGTGAGCCCTATCCCACTGATGTGCCATAGACATGGTCTGAAATGACACAGGTGAATAGTTTTTCCCATTAGTTGCAAAACATTCCTTCCAAGAGATCttaaatgactgaaatttgcattttgaaGATATATTGGCTCAAATTTACAGCCACCGCTCAACAGAACAAGGTCTCTCCCATATAAAACTGAAGATGCAGCAACCggaacaaaaataatgatgcaGCACCTGGCTATTTTGATGGTGACGAAAGATAGTCACTGCTCCAGTTGAGGAGGCTGTAACGATTCTCTCTTGGTCCAGAAACTGAAAGGGAAAGATTGTTATCTTTTAAAATTGCTTTAATAAATGATTAAGTGAATACCAACAACAGTAGGCTATCGCACATAATCATGGACCAGCTCGCTAagtgaaacaaataaacattgcaACTCGTTGCATTACATTCGGTTTAGGATATTCAATGACATGGCAAGAAAGAAATTATTTCAACTACTTCTCTACATCCAGCGACGCAGTAGCAAAGCAGCCTATGTTATAAAACTTGCTATGACAATTGAAACCTTTTTTGCCAACTAACAGATTTGAGAATCAAGGCAAAACTGTCAGGAGTGCATATACACAAAATGCTTACTTGAAGGTCCAGTACATCTCCGTTATGCTTATAGTCGCAAAGTAACTGAGGATCTCCTTCAAACTCATCGTCCATGCTAGAGACTCCATGCTCTCCAATAGACCAGATTGAAACTTTGTTatcctgaaataaaaagaatgtaacGTTAGTCTAGCTCATACCAAACAAACTCGTACCATAGTTTATAGTCATGTCATAAGCACGTATTCATACAAAGTGGTAATCCACTGGCTTTACCGAGATTGCAAATAAGTTAGCTATAAAGTTGGTACAAATATGAACTAAAACAACTCGCCAGCTaacctagctaacgttagcaagtGCAGATGCGGGCGTTGAAATCCACTTGAATTAGGAACAAATGCTACGAGCAGCTATGCAATTAttgtcaacaaaaaacagcactaCGATTAAGACCagactttaaaatatattataaaccCTGTTATAACCCGctgttttcactttttgaacTTGGCTTGACGCTGCGAACTGTTACCTCGTTGTCCCATGACCCTGTAGCGAATATGTCGGGCAGATGTAGGGATGCAGAAGAGACCGGTCTCCATCttgttttgctgattttttGAGAGACATATTTGGCGTTAATACAATCCATGTATTTTCAATTCAGGTCTGAATTTCGCTACCTTGCAGTAAATTCACGtccacagacaaacaaaaacgtGGAAAATAACAACTCCGATTTCTATTTCCCTGAAACCCGCCGGCTCCACCTCTTCCTTGAATACTGAAGATGCGATTGGTCAACCATATACGGTGGCCTGGCACAGACAAACGCCCGTTATTTACAAAGCCATAAATTACGACCAAAGAAAATGGAATCATCTTGATTTTAGTAGGATGTCCCCGTGACGTATTGCATTTCAAATGTCTTTACATACagctctaaaaataaaataaacaaattaattaaaggaTCACACATTGCACCTGGACAACAGGCCATTGCAGTGCATGTCCCTCAAATGTGTGAACCATTGCATATTCGTTTGGAATGTGTATGCGGCTAATGTGttttcagacaaaacaataagcTGCCTGGCCCTGCAATATTCAAATTCAAGAACAGCATTTAAAGTAATACAATCAAACATACAATCCATgcgtatttcaaattaaattctaGTTGTCATAGGATAAATAGCCATGGAAGGAGAAGGAGCGAAGAGATTCGCTTCAATTTTGCAATTTAGCAGACATCGTATTACTGACAGGCTTTAAATACTGTAGGTTATTCATAAGAGCAGTCAGAAGCTATTGTAAAAGTGTTGGTTTGAAGAAATATTCCAATATCATAATTTTCATTTAGAGCAACTTTATGTTCCACAAAACATTCGTGGTGTGAAACAGCATGAGAATCACGGGGGGGatttttcacttattttgcacaggttattaaataaaaataataaccgTGCGCCTGTGTTCCAATTTGCGCATGCATCACGTGATCTCCACCATAAGCTCAAGTTCTCCGCCTGGTGGAAGATATCTGCAGAGCTAATTCTTGCCTAACACTTCAGCATAATCGCTCGCTGAAGAAACGCGAGCGAATACTGAACCAGCATATTGGccaaatatctgaaataaagatactatgtatttaaatatactttaaatgtgtgtattttcttaTTACGTATGTGAGTTGCAGGGCAAGTTAACTGTAGGGTTACGCGGGAAAGCGCAAATCGGGGCTGGGCGAGAGCTATGTCCAGTGACGTATCATCTCCTTCTGTGTTGGAAGTTGTTACTGTTGTGGGCAAAGCGGTTTGCGCAGGCGCGGCACTGACAGCCGCTCTCTACTTGATCCGCAGATTGTGTTTAATGATGGCCTGGAAATCAGGAGGAGCCAGCCACGCCGAGCTCGTCAACAACCTCCGCAGTAAGTTTAGCTTGTTGTTTCTTCATAGCGAGTCGGACGCCCAAAAAGCTTGCATTCTTTCCAATGGAACGTTTTTCATCgtgcaaatgaaaaagcagaTGCATGACGTTTTCAGCTAGCTAGAACTGCAGCGCTGTCCCCCGCGCCGTTTATGATGGCAAGTTGCTGCTATCAAACGAACTCGCCTGCTAAAAGGGGGACGGGTCTGCTATCCAGTAGTGCATGGCAAGATGGTTTTAGGCTTCTTAAAATTGTAGCTGAGCTAATAATAGTTTCCTGCTGTCACTTGCTATGACATATGACTGTCACATCGAAGAGAAGTGTCAAATAATGACGTAACCTTAAAAGCTATTGTAGCTAGCTCAGGTTTGGAAGTATAACGTGCACACGCAGCCTGTTTGCTTTACGACAGAGGCTATGGAAGGCAACAGCAAGTAGTGTTACTTTAGAATGCATATTACCTGGTATTCTAgctatttgttttatgttgagtTGTCATTTTTAAGCTAGCTCTGGACCCTGTTACGTGATGTGGTCGCGCAATAAAGTGCAGCGTAACTAAGCGGCCCATTTTCAGTAGTGTTCGATTGAAATTGGGCAGTCAAAGATAAATCCAAGGTAATTTAGCCTAGGGAACTACGGGATTTTTAAAACCTTGAGAAATaatccactttttttttgacttggCATTGTTTAATGTTTGCAAAGCGCCAATAATTGTACAGTCACGACATACACTGttctgctagctagctgcccatgcttgctagctaatgttaacgttagctaaattgGAACGAAATTGCAATGTATCCACCCAACTCTTGAGAATATGACGCCGCCATAAAGCGAAAAATCGAAAGATTTTTTTTCGTGCAAAACTGAAGCCGTCAGTTCAATCTTGCCAGTCAACGTTAGCCAAGTTAGCTAGCTGATGTTAGCTTATTTGGATTCGCACGCTAGCACGAACCACCTAAGATACATAACCTATCTAGCATAGGATTTTTCTAATACATAACCGAACTAGCAATCCAAAATTAACACATAGCCAACTAAATGTATTTATCTTCAAAACCGAGTAGTTTTGTGTTGTCTCTTCAATCTCCTAGCGatgaggagggcggggcagcGAAGCTAAGCGGCGCGATTCGTAGCGCTAAAGTGCCACATTTTTGCTACGATGGAGTACTCCTTGAGTGATGGGTAGCTAACTTGATTACTCATACCAGGTGCacctttttttggaatgtttgagATAATAATAGATAGTTCTTAATCttaatttttgaatgtttt harbors:
- the nup43 gene encoding nucleoporin Nup43 is translated as MDCINAKYVSQKISKTRWRPVSSASLHLPDIFATGSWDNEDNKVSIWSIGEHGVSSMDDEFEGDPQLLCDYKHNGDVLDLQFLDQERIVTASSTGAVTIFRHHQNSQTMSMAHQWDRAHHYPCDDAPCTGLVCHSPEIVTVGEDGRVNLFRADHKGILRTIENADSSTIHAVTFLRTTEVLTVNSFGQLKLWDLRQQGNEPSHILSLTGNRVPLHCVDRHPNQQHIVATGGQDGMLCLWDVRQGTMPLSMMEAHSAEMWEVHFHPSNTDHLFTCSEDGSLLHWESSTSSSVPSFLQGGRNTSVMSRSAVAPGDGNLSLTSGWLSGDSSKGHLETTHMLPSQTLSVNSLDVLDQCLVCGTDGEAIYINRQVPL